A single Gasterosteus aculeatus chromosome 2, fGasAcu3.hap1.1, whole genome shotgun sequence DNA region contains:
- the myt1a gene encoding myelin transcription factor 1 isoform X6, with the protein MSQDTAETRTRTRSKGSRVSSDLVGQETKQELNSSCPTPGCDGKGHVSGRYSRHRSILGCPIVKKRKLEEAEAEENQSAPKRRNQPATEAGDEGFNADSDAAEEEEVQKEEEDDYNLKEKKKNKTKGSPESTQTDAVDCSLETTEDIVGPPAEVGDNESFTLETENETVTETTTEEVKPATDSEQHQQNETEEEQEEEGQLLIKDQSSELPEEARGLAGTKEEEEEEVDEEKEAVEQQKRQEGIVQEKVTERHMMSQENSDHQYSSGDYNHQAKESAKDQSVREEPEEDENEDKEDEEEEEEEVGEEEEREVHQEIHSPSTLSPQTQGSEAEMSLREEKICTPMIEEEDDEDEREEEEEEGLGKDVEEVVEEEEEDRDSSKASPTTVVIEVRSEEEDDQDDEEEEEEEEEDDDVDEDEDEEEEYEGEEQDRVSEGSGITDDSENWDMTRGNLGLLEQAIALKAEEVKGGQEAGSSPDYQPYSTSSKGSEPASLARRTAHYSKEKKEVKCPTPGCDGTGHVTGLYPHHRSLSGCPHKDRIPPEILAMHENVLKCPTPGCTGQGHVNSNRNTHRSLSGCPIAAATKLNKGQDKQVILQASPSEPSSNSDRVLRPMCFVKQLEIPQYGSYRPNTVTTTPRANLAKELEKYSKVSFDYASFDVQVFGKRMLIPKTPSSAETSPKAFKSKSFPKASSPSHSVSGGFSMSASSSSSYDYSQDAEAAHMAATAILNLSTRCWERPETISTKPREPCSKESDIEVDENGTLDLSMKKTKREGAQPPEPSSSSSSSSQHIGATLSQSHTQPEWEGPLDFTKSSGVKEEDHEEVEYTAPSYTSSDGEEGDQENLEERKYPGEVTTGSFKVKFPPKESKKEILICPTPGCDGSGHITGNYASHRRCPTPGCDGSGHITGNYASHRSLSGCPRAKKGGVKSTPTKDDKEDSELLRCPVPGCDSLGHISGKYATHRSAYGCPLAARRQKEGLLNGTPFSWKAFKTEGPTCPTPGCDGSGHANGSFLTHRSLSGCPRATANKKRAKFPGDEYITAKFRASDVLDNDEDIKQLNKEINELSESNSEMEADMMNLHTQISSMENNLKSMEEENKHIEERNEALFLELSGLSQALIRSLTNIRLPALQEPPSEQNFDSYVDTLTHMFTNKDCYQNPENRALLESINQAVKGIEV; encoded by the exons GAAGCAGGAGATGAAGGCTTCAATGCTGACAGTGACGCcgcagaagaggaggaagtacagaaggaggaagaagacgactACAAtctcaaagagaagaagaaaaacaaaacaaagggcaGCCCAGAGTCAACACAAA CAGATGCTGTGGACTGCTCACTTGAGACAACAGAGGACATAGTGGGTCCTCCGGCTGAAGTTGGAGACAACGAAAGCTTCACTTTGGAGACCGAGAACGAAACAGTAACAGAGACAACTACCGAGGAAGTGAAGCCGGCGACAGACAGCGAGCAGCATCAGCAGAATgaaacagaggaggagcaggaagaggaaggccAGCTGCTGATCAAGGACCAGTCATCAGAGCTACCTGAAGAAGCAAGAGGACTTGCAGGgacaaaagaagaggaggaagaggaagtagaTGAAGAAAAGGAAGCGGTTGAGCAGCAGAAAAGGCAAGAGGGTATCGTACAAGAAAAAGTGACAGAAAGACATATGATGAGTCAGGAAAACTCTGATCACCAGTACTCCAGTGGGGATTATAACCACCAGGCCAAAGAATCAGCAAAGGACCAGAGTGTGAGGGAGGAACCGGAGGAGGACGAAAATGAGGacaaagaggacgaggaggaggaggaggaggaggtgggagaggaagaggagagggaggtccACCAAGAGATTCACAGTCCTTCCACATTGAGTCCACAAACTCAGGGATCTGAGGCTGAGATGTCACTCAGGGAAGAAAAAATCTGCACTCCTATgattgaggaggaggacgatgaagatgaaagagaggaagaggaggaggaggggctggggaaggacgtagaggaggtggtggaggaggaagaggaggaccgaGACTCTAGCAAAGCCTCTCCGACAACAGTGGTTATAGAAGTCcgctcagaggaggaggatgaccaggacgatgaagaggaggaagaggaagaggaagaggacgatgacgtggacgaggacgaggacgaggaggaggagtatgAAGGAGAGGAGCAGGATCGTGTCTCAGAGGGCTCAGGAATCACAGACGACTCAGAGAACTGGGATATGACTCGAGGGAACCTGGGGCTGCTGGAGCAGGCCATCGCCCTGAaggcggaggaggtgaaggggggGCAGGAGGCCGGGAGCTCCCCGGACTACCAACCATACAGCACTTCCAGCAAGGGCTCCGAGCCTGCTTCTCTAGCCCGCCGCACTGCTCACTACAGCAAAG agaagaaggaggtgaaGTGTCCAACCCCAGGGTGTGACGGGACAGGTCATGTGACTGGGCTGTACCCTCACCATCGCAGTCTATCTGGATGTCCACACAAAGACCGAATCCCTCCGGAAA TCCTGGCCATGCATGAGAACGTCTTGAAGTGTCCGACTCCTGGGTGCACAGGCCAAGGCCATGTCAACAGTAACCGCAACACACACCGCAG TCTGTCCGGCTGTCCCATCGCAGCAGCAACTAAGCTGAACAAGGGCCAAGACAAACAGGTTATTTTACAGGCTTCCCCCAGCGAACCCTCTTCCAACTCTGACAGAGTGCTCAG GCCCATGTGTTTTGTGAAACAGCTGGAGATCCCTCAGTACGGCAGCTACAGGCCCAACACAGTGACCACCACGCCGAGAGCTAACCTAGCCAAGGAGCTGGAGAAATACTCCAAGGTGTCTTTTGACTATGCAAGCTTTGATGTCCAGGTGTTTGGAAAGCGTATGCTCATTCCAAAGACACCCAGCAGCGCTGAAACATCACCCAAAGCCTTCAAAT CTAAATCATTCCCTAAGGCCTCCTCCCCCAGTCACAGTGTGTCAGGAGGCTTTTCTATGAGCGCCTCGTCCTCCAGTAGTTATGACTACAGCCAAGATGCTGAGGCAGCCCACATGGCAGCAACAGCCATCCTTAACCTGTCCACCCGCTGCTgggagagaccagagaccatCAGCACCAAGCCCAGGGAACCGTGCTCCAAG GAGTCGGACATTGAAGTGGATGAAAACGGCACCTTGGACCTCAGCATGAAGAAGACCAAGAGGGAGGGCGCGCAACCTCCAGagccttcgtcctcctcctcgtcatcctctCAACACATCGGAGCCACCCTGTCTCAGAGCCACACTCAGCCTGAGTGGGAGGGGCCGCTGGACTTCACCAAGTCCAGTGGAGTCAAAGAGGAAGACCATGAAGAG GTGGAATATACAGCTCCCTCATACACCTCCTCTGATGGTGAGGAAGgggaccaggagaatctggaggAAAGGAAGTACCCGGGTGAGGTCACCACCGGTAGCTTCAAGGTCAAGTTTCCGCCCAAAGAAAGCAAAAAGGAGATTCTTAT ATGTCCCACCCCAGGCTGTGATGGCAGTGGACACATTACTGGCAACTACGCATCACACCGAAG gtgtCCTACTCCAGGTTGTGATGGATCAGGCCACATCACAGGAAACTACGCCTCACACAGAAG TCTGTCCGGATGCCCTAGAGCCAAGAAAGGAGGGGTCAAATCAACCCCCACCAAGGACGACAAGGAAGACTCGGAGCTCTTGAG GTGTCCGGTTCCCGGCTGTGACAGTCTGGGCCACATCAGCGGGAAATACGCCACCCACCGCAGTGCCTACGGCTGCCCGCTGGCAGCCCGCCGGCAGAAGGAGGGTCTCCTGAACGGCACCCCCTTCTCCTGGAAGGCCTTCAAGACCGAGGGCCCAACTTGCCCGACGCCAGGCTGCGACGGCTCGGGCCACGCCAACGGCAGTTTCCTGACGCACCGCAG TCTCTCAGGTTGTCCCAGAGCGACAGCCAACAAGAAGAGAGCCAAATTTCCTGGAGACGAGTACATCACTGCAAAGTTCAGAGCCAGCGATG TTCTGGACAACGATGAGGACATCAAGCAGCTGAACAAGGAGATCAATGAGCTGAGCGAGTCCAACTCAGAGATGGAGGCGGACATGATGAATCTGCACACTCAG ATCTCTTCGATGGAGAATAACCTGAagagcatggaggaggagaacaaacatATCGAGGAGAGGAATGAGGCCTTATTCCTGGAGCTATCCGGCCTGAGTCAGGCCTTGATCCGCAGCTTGACCAACATCCGCCTGCCCGCCCTG caggAGCCACCGTCAGAGCAGAACTTTGACAGCTATGTGGACACCCTGACTCACATGTTTACCAACAAAGACTGCTACCAGAACCCGGAGAACCGGGCTCTGCTCGAGTCCATCAACCAGGCGGTGAAGGGCATCGAGGTGtga